The nucleotide window CGAACGGCGAACAGGTCAGCCGCGCCGCCCGCCCGAGCGCTGCGAAGGGTCAGGCCGCGGCATTGTCGTCGAATGTACCGCGCAATCCGTCGAATGCCGAGCGGGGTGGTCGTTATGGGCCCAACCTTTGGCGGCGCCATGAGTATATCTCAGTGCGGGAATGACCCCGCTCCGGAGGCCCCATGCGATTTCCGATTGCGCGCCGTGTCTCGACGCTGGCGCTTGCGTTCGGCGCGATGCCGCTGGCGATGTCCGCCCAGACGCCGCTCCTCGCCCGATCCACCGCGAGATTCCGCTTACCAACATGATCCGGCGTGCCTTCACCGCCGGAGCGCGATTCGACCGGCCGACCGGGCCGAACTACTGGCAGCTCCGCACCGACTATCGGATCTCGGCGCGACTCGACCCCGCGACCGGCATCCTGACCGGCACCGAGACGCTCGCCTTCCAGAACACCAGCGACACGCCGATGCGCCAGGTCGTGCTCCGGCTCGACCAGAACATCTTCGCGCCCAACGTGCCGCGCGCCGAGGCAATGCCGTCGCTCACCGACGGGATGAAGGTGACGCGGCTGGTGGTGAATGGCACTGCCGTCGACCTGACGCCGCCGGCCGGCGGGCGTGGTGCCGGCGGGCGAGGCGCAGGGGGTGCCCGGCGCCGACGCGGATCTTCGTCAACGGACTCAACCCAGACCGTTGCCAGATGACGACTCCCGACGCCGATCGCCGCGGGGCCTCGGCGACGATCGAAGCGGACTGGAATTTCCGGGTGCCGCTGGTGGCTGGGGCGCGGCCTCCGCATGGGCTCGTGGGGTGACTCGCTCTTCCAGGTGGCGCAGTGGTACCCGCGGCTCGCGATGTACGACGACCTGCGCGGCTGGGACACCGATCCCTATCTCGGCCCCTCCGAGTTCTACAACAACTTCGGCCACTTCGACGTGACGATCGATGTCCCGGCGGGATGGGTGGTCGGCGCGACCGGACTGCTGCAGAACCCGGAGCAGGTCCTCACGCCAGCCGTCCGCGAGCGGCTCTCCCACGTGCTCGAATCCGATTCGACCCGGATCATCGTCGGGCCCGCCGACTTCGGCGCCGGCAAGGCGACGGTCGCGGGCGATCGGCTCGTCGTGGCGCTTCGTCGCGGACACCGTGGGCGACTTTGCTCTGGGGACGTCGAACCAGTTCGTCTGGGACGCGACCCGCGCGACGATTCCCGGCAAGGGGCCGATCCCGGTCTATGGGATGTACCTCCCCGGGCACGCCACCGCCTACGCGCGCGGCGGCGCAGTCAACCGGCACGCGCTCGAGTTCTACTCGAAGCTCTGGATGCCCTACGCCTTCCCGATTCTCACGATGCTCGATGGCCCCGACGGCGGCATGGAATATCCGATGACGATCTTCTCGGGTGTCGGTGCGGCTGACCACGAGACGGGCCACCAGTGGTGGCCGATGATGGTGGGCGTCAACGAGACCTGGTACGGCTTCATGGACGAGGGCTTCAATCAGTACATGAACCAGCTCTCGAGCGCCGACAGCCGCGGACAGCCCGCGCGGCTCGATGGCGCCGGCCAGAACTATGGCCGGACCAGCGGCGACGAACGCGAGGCGCCGCTGATGTGGGACGCCAACTACGGCGGGCCCCAGTACTCCTTCCAGGCATACGGCAAGGCGCCGCTCATGCTCTCGATGCTTGGGGGCGTGGTCGGTGACAGTGCGGTGCAGCGGGCGATGAGCGAGTACGCCAAGGCGTGGCGCTTCAAGCATCCCTCGCCGTGGGACTACGCCAACTTCATGAGCGACGCGCTCAAGAACCGCGCGCCGGAGCTCGGCTGGTTCTGGTACTCGTGGCTCTTCACCACGGACGCAGTCCAGGGCTCGATCCAGAAGGTCGTCACCACGGGACTCAAGACGACGGTGACGGTGCCAGGACGGCGCAATGCCCTCACCAGTGGTGCTGAAGGTGCAGTTCGCCCCGAAGGGCAATCCGGCCGATGCCGGGCGTCACCATGACTGACTCGGTCACGGCGATCGTCACCTATCCGGTGAGCATCTGGTTCGACGGTCGTCGCAACTTCAACGCGGTGCTCTCCTTCGGTGGGCGCGCGATCGAGAAGATCACGCTCGATCCGTTCGGCCGCTTCCCCGATCGGGATGTGACGGACAATGTGTGGCCGAAGGCGGCGCAGCCGTGAAGTGAAGGTGAGGGGTGAGGGGTTCTGTCATCCCGAACAACGCGAGGGATCTGCGTGGTCGCGAATACGCAGGTCCCTCGCGTCGCTCGGGATGACTGGGTCCCCTCACTCCTCACCCCTCACCCCTCACCATTCTTCTCAACGATCCTCTTCACCCGATGCCGCTCCACCTCCGTCGGCCTCCCTTCCGCATCAAACGGCTGCTTGAAGGTGAACGCTTCCGGCGTCGAGCCCATCGTGTGCAATTGCTCCAGCCTCTCCACCGCCTCGGCCCAGGTCGGCTGGTGCGCGTCGTCGACCCACCACGCCACGTAGGATGGCCATTCCGGCGGGCGGAACCACGCCTTTCGTTGGCGCAGTGATTCAGCGTGCTGGCCGCCGTAGGCGTAGGCGAACACCGTCTCGAGGTCCTGCCAGAGCGAGAGCGACCGGGTCACCTGGGGCGCGTCGTCGGGCGCGACGAACGACGGCAGCACCGGTTCGCCCCAACTGTGGCGGCCGGTGTCGGGGTCGACGCGTGACTGGTCGAGGAATCCCTCGGCGCGTTCTGCGGCTGCGTTGGTCGGGTCGATCGCGGCAAGGAACGATGCCGAATCGGGATGCTGCCGCGGGGCGCGGAGGATGGCGAAGGTGAAGAAGGCAAGGCGTGGCATCGCCGCGAAAGCTAGCGCCCCACTCGATAGCGGACGACACCCTGCAGGTCGTCGGCGTCGGTGATCGTGCCCCAGATGGTGCCGAGCTCGGCCGCGCGCAGCGTGATTTCGCTCGGCACGGTGACCACGCCGACGGTCACGCCCTTCGGATCGAGGACCAGCCACCGATGCCCGGGCCCGAGGGTGCGCTCCTCGAGCCAGACGGAGTAGTCGCGGCCGAGGATGACCCTCCGGATCGGCGGGAAGTTCGGGTAGGGTTTCGGATTCGGCATCGCGGCGACCGCGGCCGGCGGCGAGTCCTTGATGATCATCGCCCGGATCGCGGCCAGGCTGTCTGCTGCCCCTTCGTGGCCGGAACAGGCACGTACCCGATCGAGCGCGAGAACCGGGTCACGCCCTGGTCGTCGACCACGGTGACACGATAGCGCGCCGCCTTTCCCTCGCTCACCTCGACATCGACCGACGCGACGCCTGTGCCGCCGTCCCAATCCGTTGCAAGTGGCGAAGGACAAAAGGGAATGCCGGTCGTGCCGCTGCCTTTCGCGTAGCGATATTCGACGATGCACTTGTCGAGGGGCCGCGCAAGCAACCGCGTCTTGAACTCGCCGCTTGGTGCGATGCGCACGATGAGGGCAGCGCCCGAGTCCAGGCCGGCCGCCCAGCTTGGGCGGGGACTGGTGGGGCGAAAGGACGCGACTGCACGGAGGTCGCCTCCAGGCAACACGGCCTGGGTGGAATAGGCGATCGGCAAGTCATTTCGCCCCAGCCCCAGCGACAAGGGCTCGGGAAATCCCCTGACGTACTTGAAGTCGGGACCGAAGATGCTCACCCGGGAAAGGCTCGGATCCAGGGCCCAGAGGGAGTCTCCGACGAATCCGATCCGGGTCGGATTCTGGAACTCTCCCGGTCCGCCCCCGCTGCGACCGATCGTGGAGACACCACCGTTTGGCCCGAAGGCCTTGAGGAGCTTCTGCTTCCGCTGGGGCACCACGATCTGGCCGCGAGGTGATAACGCGACCAGGCTGCACCGAAGCGAGATCCGCCTCCTCGGGCGGAATGAGCAGGTCCCGCGTGATCGTGAGGGCCTTGGGCGCTTGCGATGGCCCTGAGTGGCAGGGCCAGGGTGCAGGCCGCCACCGCGAGCCGGGCGATCATCGCCCCACCCGATAGCGGACGACGCCCTGCACGTCGTCGGCGTCTTTCGTCAGGCCCCAGATGGTGCCGAGTTCCGCGACCTGCAGCTCCACTTCGGGTGGCAGCATGACGGCGCCAACTGTCGCACCCTTCGGGTCGAGGACCAGCCACCGATGTTCGGGCCCTGCGATTCGCTCCTCGAGCCAGACGGAGTAGTCACGGCCGAGCACGACACGGCGGATCGGCGGATACGTCGGATATGGTGTCACCTTTGGCATCGCCGCCACCATCGGAGCAGGCATTCCCTTTTGCGATTCCTTCCGCCGTGCAAGCATGCTGTCCATCGCGGGCTTGCTGATCGTCAAAGGCGTGAACGGAAACGATCGTGCGAATCGCGTGACGCCCTGCTCATCGACCACGCTGACTCGGTAGCTCTTCGTCTTGCCCGCACCCTCCTCGACGTCGACCGACGCGACGCCAATCGATCCGTTCCAGTCGGTGGACACACGCTCCGGGCAGAACGGGATCATCGTGGTGCCACTGCCCCTTGCTGAAGGTGTACGAGACCTGGCACTTCGAGCGCGCGGCGACCAGCAGGCGGCGCTTGTACTCGCCCGCCGGCGAGATGCGAACAAGCAGTGTGGCGCCGGAGTCGACATCCGTGGCCCAGCTCGGCTTCGGGGCCGTCGCTCGGAGGGAGGCGATTGCGCGCAAGTCACCGCCCGGCAGCACGGCCTGGATGAAGTAGCTCACCGGGCGACTCGCGGCGCCACTCGTGGCCGACATCGGCTGGGGGAAGGTCCGGACATACTTGAAGTCGGGGCCGTAGATGTTGACGCGCATCAGGACTGGGTCGAGGGCCCAGAGCGTGTCGCCCATGAAGCCGACCCGGGTCACTCGCTGGAACTCGCCGGGTCCGCTCCCTTTCTGGCCGATGGTACTCGTCGCGCCGCCGGGGCCGAACACCTTGATCAGGTTGTCGTCCATTTGGGCCACCAGAATCTGGCCTTTCGGGGAGACTGCGACGACTCCGCTGCCCGACAGATCGGCATCGCTCGGCGGCACCAGCAGGTCCCGCGTGATCGTGAGGGTCTTCGGCGCTTGTGCCGAGAGGGAGATCGGCGACACGATCGCGGCGGCAGCTACCAGAAGCGCGAGGCGCATGAGACGCTCCAGCGAAGGGGAGGGGTATCCCCCGAATCTACGCGGCCCCTAGCCCCGATGGCGGAATCCCCCCGCCAGCAGGTTCCGGATCGGCAGGAAGAGCGGCTCCGGCAGCGCCCCCCAGTCGTACCACCGCCACTCGGCGCACTTGGTCGGCTCCAGCACCATGGGCTCCCCGCCCGATGCCTCCGCGATCACGTACAGCGTGACATAGTGCTTCCCCTCGGCCTCGAAGCGATCGTTGGTCCACGGCCCGAGCACGGGACCCGTGATGACGAGCCCGGTCTCCTCCAATGCTTCACGTGCGGCGCATTCCTCCACCGACTCGCCGTCCTCCAGATGCCCACCCGGGAATTGCCAGCAGCCGTCGCCATGCGACGTGGAGCGCCGCAGGCCGAGGAGGACGCGGCCCTGACGCTCGATGATGACGGCGACGCCAATGCTGGGGAGGCGCATGCGGAAGGGAGGGCTCGTGGTGAACGGTGAACGGTGAATGGTAAGGGGAGGGGGGGTGAGGGGTGAGGGGGACCTACGACCCACGACCTACGACCTACGACCTACTGACACCCCGATTCCCGCAGAGGGAGGTTGGCGTTTCAGGTTGATGCATCCCTTTCGCCAGTTCCGGCGTCTGAGCTTCCGGAACTGTCCTTCTGACCTGTTTGCCCGGATGCCGTGCCATGATTCGACTCCGCTCCCTGCTGTTCCTCGGGTTGCTGCACCTGACCGACCTGCCCGCCCAGGTCCCGACGGTCCGAGTGGACCCTCGTATCGAGTTGACGACAATCGCCTTCCGGCTGATCGGTGCCGAGGAATACAACCAGTGTCAGCTCCCGGGGTACGCCGCCGACATTGATCGGCACTTTGCTCCGTTTCGTGAGCACCCTGCGCTCAAGCTGGCGGCATCGATGCGGGCCACGCACGGCATCGGCTTCGACGCGGTACCGTTTCTGGCGATTGCCCTGACTGATCCGCCGACCCTCGCGGAGCGTGTTGTCATTGGCGCGAACGGCGAGGGACTCAGTGATCGGCGATGGGCCGGCCCCCACGCACGGCAGTTCATAGCGGCCCTGCGGCAGTT belongs to Gemmatimonadota bacterium and includes:
- a CDS encoding DUF3291 domain-containing protein; the protein is MPRLAFFTFAILRAPRQHPDSASFLAAIDPTNAAAERAEGFLDQSRVDPDTGRHSWGEPVLPSFVAPDDAPQVTRSLSLWQDLETVFAYAYGGQHAESLRQRKAWFRPPEWPSYVAWWVDDAHQPTWAEAVERLEQLHTMGSTPEAFTFKQPFDAEGRPTEVERHRVKRIVEKNGEG
- a CDS encoding NUDIX domain-containing protein, with translation MRLPSIGVAVIIERQGRVLLGLRRSTSHGDGCWQFPGGHLEDGESVEECAAREALEETGLVITGPVLGPWTNDRFEAEGKHYVTLYVIAEASGGEPMVLEPTKCAEWRWYDWGALPEPLFLPIRNLLAGGFRHRG